From Aptenodytes patagonicus chromosome 1, bAptPat1.pri.cur, whole genome shotgun sequence, one genomic window encodes:
- the DLD gene encoding dihydrolipoyl dehydrogenase, mitochondrial, whose product MQRWGRVSCALARRSRFDQIHHGLQGICAVSQRTYADQVDADVTVIGSGPGGYVAAIKAAQLGFKTVCVEKNETLGGTCLNVGCIPSKALLNNSHLYHLAHGKDFANRGIEITGIRLNLEKMMEQKSGAVKALTGGIAHLFKQNKVVHVSGFGKITGKNQVTATKEDGSTQVINTKNVLIATGSEVAPFPGITIDEDNIVSSTGALSLKKVPEKMVVIGAGVIGVELGSVWQRLGADVTAVEFMGHVGGMGIDMEISKNFQRILQKQGLKFKLNTKVTGATKKPDGKIDVAVEAAAGGKAEVITCDVLLVCIGRRPFTKNLGLEDIGIELDKRGRIPVNNRFQTKIPNIYAIGDVVAGPMLAHKAEDEGILCVEGMAGGAVHIDYNCVPSVIYTHPEVAWVGKSEEQLKEEGIEYKIGKFPFAANSRAKTNADTDGMVKILSQKSTDRLLGAHILGAGAGEMVNEAALAMEYGASCEDVARVCHAHPTVSEAFREANLAASFGKAINF is encoded by the exons ATGCAGCGCTGGGGACGCGTCTCCTGCGCGCTCGCTCGG agAAGCCGTTTTGATCAAATTCATCATGGTCTCCAGGGAATTTGTGCAGTGTCACAAAGGACCTATGCTGATCAAG TTGATGCCGATGTCACAGTTATTGGCTCTGGTCCTGGAGGGTATGTTGCTGCTATCAAAGCAGCTCAGCTCGGATTTAAG ACTGTCTgtgtagaaaaaaatgaaaccttaGGTGGAACGTGTTTGAATGTGGGATGTATTCCGTCCAAG gCCTTGCTGAACAACTCACATCTGTATCACTTGGCCCATGGAAAAGATTTCGCTAATAGAGGAATTGAAA TTACAGGAATCCGTTTGAATCTAgagaagatgatggaacagaagAGTGGTGCAGTGAAGGCCTTAACAGGTGGAATTGctcatttatttaaacaaaacaag GTTGTGCATGTATCTGGGTTTGGAAAAATAACTGGCAAAAACCAAGTCACTGCAACCAAAGAAGATGGCAGCACACAAGTTATCAATACAAAGAACGTACTTATAGCCACAGGCTCAGAAGTTGCTCCCTTCCCTGGAATTACT ATTGATGAAGATAATATCGTGTCATCCACTGGTGCGCTGtcactgaaaaaagttcctgaaAAGATGGTTGTCATTGGTGCAGGAGTCATTGGTGTGGAACTG GGTTCAGTTTGGCAGCGCCTCGGTGCAGATGTGACAGCTGTTGAGTTCATGGGCCATGTTGGTGGAATGGGAATTGACATGGAGATCTCTAAAAACTTCCAACGTATTCTTCAGAAACAGGGACTTAAGTTTAAACTGAACACCAAAGTTACTGGTGCTACCAAGAAACCAGATGGAAAAATTGATGTAGC tgttgaagctgctgctggtggcaaGGCAGAAGTAATAACTTGTGATGTGCTCCTAGTTTGCATCGGTAGGCGTCCTTTTACAAAAAATCTAGGTCTTGAGGATATTGGAATTGAACTTGATAAGAGGGGGAGAATCCCAGTCAATAACAGATTCCAAACCAAAATTCCAAA CATCTATGCTATTGGTGATGTAGTTGCTGGACCTATGCTGGCCCACAAAGCTGAGGATGAAGGCATTCTTTGTGTAGAAGGGATGGCTGGGGGAGCAGTTCACATCGACTATAACTGCGTACCCTCTGTGATATACACTCACCCTGAAGTGGCCTGGGTTGGCAAATCAGAAGAACAGCTGAAAGAAGAG GGTATAGAATACAAAATCGGAAAATTTCCATTTGCTGCGAACAGTAGAGCAAAGACAAATGCTGACACAGATGGCATGGTGAAAATACTTAGTCAAAAATCAACAGACAGGTTGTTGGGTGCTCACATTCTAGGCGCG GGTGCTGGCGAAATGGTTAACGAAGCTGCCCTTGCTATGGAATATGGAGCATCATGTGAAGATGTAGCCAGAGTTTGCCATGCCCATCCA ACAGTGTCAGAAGCCTTCAGGGAAGCAAACCTAGCAGCATCTTTTGGCAAAGCTATCAACTTCTAA